A genomic stretch from Deltaproteobacteria bacterium includes:
- a CDS encoding HAD-IG family 5'-nucleotidase, producing MPKITSSRNTSRLKKWQRIFVNRSLNMGNIRAVGYDMDHTLVIYNREAFEALAFRETLKKFIASGYPEELGSLTFDPNLLIRGLLVDMDRGNVLKVDGHKYVKIAYHGHTRLAKDVRRSVYNIESFKAGTLLSMDTFFALSEVQLFAEIVDYMNRNPGKINKSFREVYSDLRRFIDQSHADGSIKSHVLANPEKFVRRDKYLALTLQQQIEAGKSLFLLTNSSWDYTSALMSFILDGQLEDYPNWQNYFEYIVVSAGKPGFFTGSQPFYEVDPGQSSIKPLSGPLLPRTIYQGGNAKAFQQLTGFRGDEILFVGDHIYGDIIRSKHSVNWRTLLIIEELGVELVKLEGLRRALAEIHERMQEREIVDEDLQVLRSKLRWQGRLMEESQARGDSKKSQLIGKEREKLAAKAGRLAARLEKLDLEIKSLTEARAAKVHPVWGELMKVGLERSRFADQVADYACVYTSAVSNLRFYSPFKRFSSVHDMLAHDF from the coding sequence ATGCCCAAAATTACAAGTAGCCGTAACACGAGCCGTCTAAAAAAATGGCAACGAATTTTTGTCAATAGATCGCTCAACATGGGGAACATCCGAGCCGTTGGTTACGACATGGATCACACGTTGGTGATCTATAATCGTGAGGCTTTCGAGGCTCTTGCTTTTCGCGAGACTTTGAAGAAATTCATTGCCAGCGGATATCCAGAAGAATTAGGCAGCCTGACTTTTGATCCCAATCTACTGATCCGAGGCTTACTCGTCGACATGGACCGCGGCAATGTCCTCAAGGTTGACGGGCATAAATACGTGAAAATCGCCTATCATGGTCACACCCGGCTAGCTAAAGACGTGCGCCGTAGTGTTTACAACATCGAGAGCTTTAAGGCCGGCACTTTACTATCGATGGATACTTTTTTCGCCTTGAGTGAGGTCCAGCTTTTTGCCGAAATAGTCGACTATATGAATCGCAATCCAGGCAAGATCAACAAGAGCTTCCGTGAAGTCTACAGTGACCTCAGGCGCTTTATCGACCAAAGTCATGCTGATGGATCGATAAAATCTCATGTACTCGCCAACCCGGAAAAATTTGTGCGGCGCGATAAATACTTAGCTTTAACGCTGCAGCAGCAGATTGAGGCGGGAAAGTCTCTCTTCCTCCTAACAAATTCGAGCTGGGACTATACCAGTGCCTTGATGAGTTTCATCCTCGACGGCCAACTTGAGGATTACCCAAATTGGCAGAACTATTTTGAGTACATTGTAGTCAGCGCCGGTAAGCCGGGATTCTTCACGGGTAGCCAACCGTTTTACGAGGTAGATCCTGGGCAGTCGTCGATCAAACCTCTGTCAGGACCTTTACTACCGCGCACAATTTATCAGGGTGGTAATGCCAAAGCATTCCAACAACTGACAGGATTTCGCGGAGATGAAATCCTCTTTGTCGGCGACCATATTTACGGTGACATTATTAGATCCAAACACTCCGTCAACTGGCGAACCTTGCTTATAATCGAAGAACTTGGTGTTGAGTTAGTCAAGTTAGAGGGGTTGCGCCGCGCCTTAGCCGAGATTCACGAGCGCATGCAGGAGCGCGAAATTGTCGACGAAGATCTCCAGGTGCTCCGCTCAAAATTGCGGTGGCAAGGGCGCCTCATGGAGGAATCCCAAGCACGAGGGGATTCAAAAAAATCACAATTGATCGGCAAAGAGCGAGAAAAATTGGCCGCCAAGGCTGGCCGTCTCGCCGCCCGCTTGGAAAAGCTGGATCTGGAGATCAAGTCACTCACTGAGGCGCGAGCGGCTAAGGTGCATCCTGTTTGGGGTGAATTGATGAAAGTTGGCTTAGAACGCAGTCGTTTCGCTGATCAAGTCGCCGATTATGCTTGTGTTTATACGAGCGCCGTTTCAAATTTGCGCTTTTACAGCCCATTCAAGCGTTTTTCATCAGTTCACGACATGCTGGCCCACGATTTCTAG
- a CDS encoding SAM-dependent methyltransferase, translating to MHQIEAFKNRLKKIAKPRKKWADKTGTSAYRLYDADIPELPHIVDIYDGNAVIYDRGVAHKDQALDESELVKAVAEALNILPERVHLKGRRRMQGKDQYVKLGESGALIAVTEESSKYLVNLTDYLDTGLFLDHRPLRSVMRRLPVGCKMLNLFCYTGSVSVAAAQAGAVTTSVDLSQKYLEWAHDNFRVNGLDPDSHEFIRADAREYLATPVDKSRLFDVVFLDPPTFSNSKRMKGFLDVQRDHGRLIERSMERLAAQGTLYFSTNKRVFILDTYLSKRYLIEDLTEATIPEDFRDRKIHKAYRINHRS from the coding sequence ATGCATCAGATAGAAGCATTCAAGAATCGATTGAAGAAAATTGCCAAGCCGCGCAAAAAGTGGGCCGACAAGACCGGTACCAGTGCATACCGCCTGTACGATGCCGATATTCCCGAGCTGCCTCACATTGTCGACATCTACGACGGCAATGCCGTGATTTATGACCGCGGGGTAGCTCACAAAGACCAAGCACTAGACGAGTCTGAGCTGGTGAAGGCCGTGGCGGAGGCGTTAAATATTTTGCCGGAACGGGTTCACCTCAAGGGACGGCGACGCATGCAGGGGAAAGATCAGTACGTTAAACTTGGGGAGAGCGGCGCACTGATCGCCGTGACCGAGGAGTCTAGTAAGTATCTTGTTAACTTGACGGATTACCTGGATACCGGTCTCTTTCTGGATCACCGTCCGTTGCGCTCGGTGATGCGCAGGCTGCCTGTTGGTTGCAAAATGCTCAATCTTTTTTGCTACACAGGTAGCGTTAGTGTGGCTGCAGCGCAAGCTGGTGCGGTGACTACGAGTGTCGATTTGTCGCAAAAATATCTTGAGTGGGCGCACGATAACTTTCGCGTCAATGGACTCGATCCTGACAGTCACGAGTTTATCAGGGCTGATGCTCGCGAATATCTGGCGACTCCGGTAGATAAGTCGCGCCTATTTGACGTGGTTTTTTTGGATCCGCCGACGTTTTCCAATTCGAAACGCATGAAAGGATTTCTCGATGTTCAGCGCGATCACGGGCGCCTAATCGAGAGGTCGATGGAGCGCCTGGCGGCTCAGGGTACCCTCTATTTCTCAACGAATAAGCGCGTATTTATTCTGGATACTTATTTGAGCAAGCGTTACCTGATTGAGGACCTCACGGAAGCGACGATTCCTGAAGACTTTCGTGATCGTAAAATCCACAAAGCGTATCGCATAAATCATCGGTCATAG
- the xseA gene encoding exodeoxyribonuclease VII large subunit, which translates to MSIHYRRQGSAIVVLGNTYAYRDQLKALGARFSGVDRHWRLPLTPANLESVHELCANAGGGSLDQASTSTLVVQESSPLPIAAAATRALFTPKTDETEHQGLSLRQLMEQVESAVTRAFPTTVWVIGEVQNLSRRGGHCYLDLAEGRSDAHANATTTVRAIIWSSALNQIQSRRGADKVAEVLQDGLQLRCLCQVQLYKDRGSITLLISDIDPNFTKGALALARERLLKELRAKGLDRANKSLPLPPFPLRLGLISAAGSRAQSDFLDQLVCLKYPGEVLFCSTSMQGEQVPRQVVAALQLLTARGCDLIVITRGGGSAADLRWFDAPEIAYAIAQAKIPIVAAIGHHDDVCVAEEICHMRQKTPTAAADYIVSILLDTRRTIDTIAAAMAKTLDDRIQAVSVLTAALVGRLHVAAERSLDLRSLALTQLGHGLQRTATARIHQALSQLGDFKTRISIGAERLMGQCSTRIAELLAALQRRDPSSWIAQGWTRLSIGADLVKSVSQTKIGETLRARLSDGWLHLQVTSTETATDSDKTKHVGDDP; encoded by the coding sequence TTGAGCATCCACTACCGACGGCAGGGCAGCGCTATCGTTGTTCTGGGCAATACCTACGCCTATCGCGACCAACTGAAGGCGCTTGGCGCGCGCTTTAGCGGAGTTGATCGGCACTGGCGCCTGCCGCTCACACCGGCCAATCTTGAGTCTGTTCATGAGTTGTGTGCAAACGCCGGAGGTGGAAGCCTCGATCAGGCATCTACCTCCACCCTTGTCGTTCAAGAATCGAGCCCATTACCCATCGCTGCTGCGGCCACGCGCGCGCTTTTTACCCCGAAGACAGACGAGACTGAGCACCAAGGACTGTCTTTGCGTCAGCTTATGGAGCAGGTGGAATCGGCGGTCACGCGTGCTTTTCCAACGACGGTTTGGGTGATCGGCGAGGTGCAAAACCTGAGCCGCAGGGGGGGCCACTGTTATCTTGACTTAGCCGAGGGCCGCAGTGATGCGCACGCTAACGCCACAACCACGGTGAGAGCCATCATCTGGAGCAGCGCTCTCAATCAAATTCAGTCGCGGCGCGGCGCTGACAAGGTCGCAGAGGTGCTGCAGGACGGCCTTCAACTCCGCTGCCTTTGCCAGGTTCAGCTCTACAAAGATCGTGGCAGTATTACGCTCTTGATCTCTGACATCGACCCGAACTTTACCAAAGGCGCTCTGGCACTTGCACGCGAGCGACTGCTTAAGGAGCTGAGAGCCAAGGGGCTGGATCGTGCCAACAAAAGCTTACCACTTCCGCCCTTCCCTCTGCGGCTAGGGCTCATCAGTGCTGCTGGCTCGCGGGCGCAATCCGACTTTCTCGATCAACTCGTGTGTCTCAAATATCCCGGCGAAGTACTATTTTGCTCGACCAGCATGCAAGGGGAACAAGTGCCGCGCCAGGTTGTCGCCGCCTTACAACTACTCACGGCCCGCGGCTGTGACCTCATTGTCATCACCCGCGGCGGCGGCAGCGCTGCCGACCTGAGGTGGTTTGACGCGCCAGAGATCGCCTACGCGATCGCACAGGCTAAGATCCCCATCGTAGCCGCCATCGGCCACCACGATGATGTATGCGTCGCCGAGGAGATTTGTCACATGCGTCAAAAGACACCAACTGCAGCGGCCGACTACATCGTAAGTATCCTACTCGACACCCGGCGCACCATCGACACCATCGCGGCGGCCATGGCCAAGACGCTTGATGATCGCATTCAAGCCGTGAGCGTTTTGACTGCAGCATTGGTGGGCCGCTTACACGTCGCTGCTGAGCGATCTCTAGACCTGCGGTCCCTAGCGCTCACGCAACTCGGCCATGGATTACAGCGGACGGCCACAGCTAGGATTCATCAGGCGCTCAGCCAACTCGGCGATTTCAAAACGCGCATCAGCATTGGTGCCGAGAGACTCATGGGACAGTGCAGCACGCGCATTGCAGAGCTTCTGGCTGCATTGCAAAGGCGCGACCCGAGCAGCTGGATTGCCCAGGGATGGACCAGACTGAGCATTGGCGCCGATCTTGTAAAAAGCGTGTCTCAAACAAAGATCGGCGAAACTCTGAGGGCAAGACTCAGTGACGGTTGGCTGCATCTGCAAGTCACGAGCACTGAAACCGCCACTGACAGCGATAAGACTAAACACGTGGGAGACGATCCATGA
- the xseB gene encoding exodeoxyribonuclease VII small subunit, which yields MTVKSHSDETPNSESASYKAMLQEVEVLVKEVGQPDLELDTMVGKIERGYSLIKAMRARLETTKEKVEQLRLDFE from the coding sequence ATGACGGTGAAATCACATAGCGACGAGACTCCAAACAGCGAATCCGCCAGCTACAAAGCCATGCTGCAAGAAGTAGAAGTGCTGGTCAAAGAGGTGGGACAACCCGATCTGGAACTCGATACTATGGTCGGCAAGATCGAGCGCGGCTACTCCTTAATCAAAGCCATGCGCGCTAGACTCGAGACCACTAAGGAAAAAGTTGAGCAGCTACGTCTGGATTTTGAATGA
- a CDS encoding aminotransferase class I/II-fold pyridoxal phosphate-dependent enzyme, whose translation MPRISDRWSHFGTSIFTTMTLKAQATNSINLAQGFPDFDGPNEVKKAAIDAVTEGCNQYAPAPGLPRLRQLIAARRSSQAGGNYDWAEEVTIFSGATEALFCTLQGLFGPGDEILAFEPLYDSYIAGAHSAGAKIVGVPLAPPSFSFTAAALERLVTKNTRAILVNSPHNPTGRVFHAAELAIIRDFALAHDLIVITDEVYEELVYSPNVCQSLATLPGLRDRTVVISSTAKTFSFTGWKVGYAFAPAALTKLLRAVHQFTVFCSATPLQHGMIAALQLSPEYYDDLRSDYRQRRDQLLASLVKAGFQPVVPEGSYFIIADYSKLSDQDDRSFALRLAEVCGVASIPLSPFYVDEDQARKSLRFLRFAFCKSLDTLSAAGERLLSFDARANPIG comes from the coding sequence ATGCCACGTATCAGTGATCGTTGGAGTCATTTCGGTACCTCGATCTTTACCACAATGACACTCAAGGCTCAGGCCACCAACTCAATCAACTTGGCCCAGGGCTTTCCTGACTTTGATGGACCAAACGAGGTCAAAAAGGCAGCAATCGATGCTGTTACGGAGGGATGCAATCAGTATGCACCGGCTCCAGGATTGCCGCGCTTGCGCCAACTCATTGCTGCGCGGCGTTCATCGCAGGCTGGAGGCAATTACGACTGGGCCGAAGAGGTAACGATTTTCTCTGGAGCTACGGAGGCACTTTTTTGTACTCTTCAGGGACTCTTCGGTCCGGGCGATGAGATATTAGCTTTCGAACCGTTATATGACTCTTATATCGCCGGCGCCCATAGTGCTGGTGCAAAAATTGTTGGCGTCCCCCTTGCACCACCAAGCTTTAGCTTCACGGCGGCGGCTCTCGAGCGGTTGGTAACCAAAAATACACGAGCCATCTTGGTCAATAGTCCTCACAACCCCACCGGCCGCGTATTTCATGCGGCTGAATTGGCAATCATTCGCGACTTTGCACTCGCCCATGATTTAATCGTCATCACGGATGAGGTTTATGAGGAGCTTGTTTACAGTCCCAACGTATGCCAAAGCCTTGCGACGCTCCCAGGTCTTAGAGACCGTACGGTTGTTATCTCGTCTACAGCCAAGACCTTTAGTTTTACGGGATGGAAGGTGGGCTATGCGTTTGCTCCCGCTGCTCTCACTAAACTGCTTAGGGCTGTTCATCAATTTACGGTGTTTTGTTCCGCTACTCCGCTGCAGCACGGGATGATCGCGGCACTGCAACTAAGCCCCGAGTACTACGACGATTTGCGCAGCGATTACCGCCAGCGCCGAGACCAGCTGCTGGCCAGCCTTGTAAAGGCGGGATTCCAGCCAGTGGTACCGGAGGGGTCTTACTTCATCATAGCTGATTACAGCAAACTTAGTGACCAGGACGACCGCAGTTTTGCCCTCCGCCTCGCTGAGGTCTGCGGCGTGGCCTCGATTCCTTTGTCGCCTTTTTATGTGGATGAAGACCAGGCCCGCAAGTCACTACGCTTTTTGCGCTTTGCCTTTTGCAAAAGCCTAGACACACTCAGTGCTGCCGGCGAGCGCCTGCTGTCATTCGATGCCCGTGCCAACCCAATCGGCTAG
- a CDS encoding PEGA domain-containing protein, with amino-acid sequence MRNKLLGDRYRILDLIGEGGMAYVYLATDEKLGRRVAVKVLHEHMERNPEIRQRFQAEAQTISALDHPNIVKIYDFSGDHDGRLWIVTEVIQGKNIAQYLQDLNERWLHPVIAACIIAEVCKGLAVAHDHGIVHRDIKPENIMMTFEGRVILMDFGIAKDLGKSNITVTGTFMGSPSYMSPEQVRGRDVDWRSDIYSLSILFYELVTGRLPFLGQNTHDVVLKIMEGNFTHPRFLVPTLPLVLNDLIVRGMAKHVGSRPQSAEEYRSILDGTLGDMGFNESHIELERCAKDPDTFRSRLRGADTVMVHAPKTPTVAQMPPPRPEPIVPIEPKPAAAMAAPPKPSQRAPAPAQRQEAPPRSRLAVAPIPTAMPQQLAAAPRPRPQRPVADPALRMHQRRVAASIPAQRTWFSYSLSVTLMAATAILSVWGIMLIQPRLGEESTTFSSESDGWSQGKRASARATRQGTRQRVDGTPTRAVVTKGTPPSAASGTSAATTPNDKPREKSPPEPSVRFTGKKRRNARNPELKSPNLVRNDVVRAVPVPIPIDSGTPRRLDSVDGKKMQKTTTNTDGNQLPEVGALSATERSERSDRGDTIENRERQAAPDKLDTRFIAMRTRARVIVSSQPAAEIFIDGKRVGTTIDRTADSGPISVASGHHTLELRRAGYTTYRRAIDLSAEEVLTLPRVALGGMEPNANQPVVLLTVRSNLEPAQFTLRNLSTNATQISLVRAGMRPISLIPGRYYLRIERGTEFKERELVINGNEGQLTFNADFRN; translated from the coding sequence ATGCGTAACAAATTACTCGGTGATCGCTACCGAATTCTCGACCTCATTGGAGAGGGCGGGATGGCATACGTTTATCTTGCCACTGACGAAAAACTCGGCCGTCGTGTCGCCGTTAAAGTCTTGCACGAACACATGGAACGAAATCCTGAGATTCGCCAACGCTTTCAGGCAGAGGCGCAAACAATCTCCGCGCTAGACCACCCAAATATCGTGAAAATTTATGACTTCTCCGGCGATCACGATGGACGTCTGTGGATAGTCACAGAAGTCATTCAAGGCAAAAACATCGCCCAGTATTTACAGGACTTAAATGAACGATGGCTCCACCCTGTCATCGCGGCTTGCATCATTGCTGAGGTGTGTAAGGGTCTTGCCGTAGCTCACGATCACGGAATCGTTCATCGGGACATCAAGCCTGAAAACATCATGATGACTTTCGAAGGCCGCGTGATCTTAATGGATTTTGGCATTGCCAAAGACCTCGGCAAATCTAACATCACCGTCACTGGGACATTTATGGGCTCGCCGAGTTACATGTCACCCGAGCAAGTACGGGGTCGCGATGTCGACTGGCGCAGCGATATCTACAGCTTATCCATCTTGTTCTACGAGCTAGTAACAGGTCGTTTGCCATTTTTAGGGCAAAATACACACGATGTAGTATTGAAGATCATGGAAGGTAACTTCACTCACCCACGCTTCCTGGTACCAACATTACCACTTGTCCTGAACGACCTGATCGTCCGTGGCATGGCCAAGCACGTTGGCTCGAGACCACAGAGCGCGGAAGAATACCGGTCCATCCTCGACGGAACTCTGGGAGATATGGGCTTCAACGAGAGCCATATCGAACTAGAGCGCTGTGCTAAGGATCCCGATACCTTTAGATCACGATTACGCGGGGCCGACACGGTCATGGTCCACGCGCCGAAAACACCAACTGTGGCTCAAATGCCACCGCCGCGGCCAGAGCCGATTGTACCAATTGAGCCGAAGCCTGCAGCCGCAATGGCGGCTCCACCTAAACCGAGCCAAAGAGCTCCAGCGCCAGCACAGAGACAGGAGGCGCCACCGCGGTCGCGCTTAGCCGTGGCACCGATACCGACGGCCATGCCACAGCAACTAGCTGCGGCGCCACGCCCTCGACCGCAGCGGCCCGTTGCCGATCCGGCTTTACGCATGCACCAAAGACGTGTGGCCGCGAGTATTCCAGCTCAACGCACTTGGTTTAGCTATAGCCTCAGCGTAACTTTGATGGCGGCCACGGCGATCCTCAGCGTCTGGGGCATCATGCTGATTCAGCCACGTTTAGGTGAGGAAAGTACTACCTTTAGCAGCGAAAGTGACGGTTGGAGTCAGGGCAAAAGAGCCAGCGCCAGAGCGACACGCCAGGGGACCCGTCAGCGTGTCGACGGCACCCCGACGCGTGCAGTGGTGACCAAAGGCACGCCACCATCCGCTGCCTCAGGCACGTCTGCAGCGACAACGCCCAACGATAAACCAAGGGAGAAATCCCCGCCGGAACCCTCAGTTCGCTTCACCGGTAAAAAGCGCAGAAACGCCAGAAATCCTGAACTCAAGTCACCCAACCTAGTACGCAATGATGTGGTGCGTGCTGTGCCTGTACCGATTCCCATCGACTCTGGCACCCCCAGAAGACTTGACTCCGTTGACGGCAAGAAAATGCAAAAGACGACCACCAACACGGACGGCAATCAACTGCCAGAAGTTGGTGCTCTTTCTGCAACGGAAAGATCAGAAAGATCAGATCGTGGCGATACCATTGAAAATAGAGAGCGCCAGGCAGCTCCAGATAAACTCGATACGCGGTTTATAGCGATGCGCACACGTGCCCGCGTCATCGTTAGTTCACAGCCTGCCGCTGAAATTTTTATCGACGGTAAACGCGTCGGGACCACAATAGACCGAACAGCTGATAGCGGCCCCATTTCGGTTGCATCTGGGCACCATACACTCGAGCTACGGCGCGCCGGATATACCACCTATCGTCGCGCCATTGATCTCTCAGCAGAAGAAGTCCTGACCCTGCCCCGCGTTGCGCTGGGCGGGATGGAACCCAACGCTAATCAACCTGTGGTCCTGCTTACAGTAAGGAGTAATTTGGAACCCGCTCAGTTCACGCTACGCAACCTGAGTACCAATGCCACGCAAATTTCACTCGTAAGGGCTGGGATGAGGCCGATCAGCCTCATCCCAGGACGCTATTACTTACGAATCGAACGGGGCACCGAGTTTAAAGAGCGCGAGCTCGTCATTAATGGCAACGAAGGGCAGCTCACATTCAACGCCGACTTTCGCAACTAA
- a CDS encoding PEGA domain-containing protein — translation MGMCVPTSSWVIALGSFGVATTAGASAYTSGLDRYQQGDFAGAEKILRGALGTRMAPRELASTYKLLGICQFMQNNRAGATQSFKMALATDPATLISANEVLDDGVIGFFNKIRASSPKPAATAAKKAPASPGAMKMAARRATDSKGNLLKQTFLIINSTNKGANVFIDGIIAGQVNNRINTSPGKVLVEVAQPGFKPKKVRINITKDADNAVNINLDKIQPKAPPRPKAPPTPAEDDLGIAVAAGARGAKSKNGGRRALAGKSRAAAPKDDLFGESPVTQAPPPVQSGPRIAQAPSTPPQMAQQPHPQAMMPQGYPPQMGYPMQGYGQMGYPQQAAPYPPPGYYPPPSYYPQAPQVIIQQAPPSYYGSPDMSPAPMPANEPLPPPPSIDSDPGGSPSAFDGGGGPPPEPSMSPESLGDPGFGAPASSGSRGGRSGSGGGSGSGSKGNANVAMYLLPLGVGQFVNGRPLLGIAFLGAQVGSAAYGFLNYQTAEKRTKEINDFQTNNCTDATDEDFDACEEYVQAGRANVLTINQYKLYGFIGAGAAYGLSVIQAFLDTPTKTAKKKKRRGFSLNESPAIETAAENTYDDEIATDSGFKWRFDVAPHYNGLQSVVEPALTVNLDWRF, via the coding sequence TTGGGCATGTGCGTGCCTACGAGTTCTTGGGTGATTGCTTTGGGGTCTTTCGGAGTCGCGACTACGGCAGGCGCATCGGCCTATACAAGCGGCCTCGATCGCTACCAACAGGGCGACTTTGCCGGAGCCGAAAAGATACTGCGCGGTGCTCTTGGCACGCGCATGGCGCCGCGTGAATTAGCCAGTACCTATAAACTACTCGGTATTTGCCAATTCATGCAAAACAACCGAGCCGGCGCGACGCAAAGCTTCAAAATGGCATTGGCGACTGATCCTGCCACTCTGATCAGCGCAAATGAAGTGCTCGACGACGGCGTCATCGGCTTCTTCAATAAGATTCGGGCAAGTTCCCCTAAACCCGCCGCCACCGCTGCGAAAAAGGCTCCCGCAAGTCCCGGTGCCATGAAAATGGCTGCTCGCCGAGCAACCGACTCCAAAGGCAATTTACTGAAACAGACCTTTTTAATCATCAACTCCACTAACAAAGGGGCCAACGTCTTTATCGATGGAATCATTGCTGGCCAGGTCAATAACCGGATCAACACTTCTCCAGGAAAGGTCCTCGTCGAAGTGGCGCAGCCAGGATTCAAACCGAAAAAAGTCCGCATCAACATCACTAAAGACGCCGACAATGCGGTCAACATCAATCTTGATAAAATTCAGCCCAAAGCCCCACCAAGACCGAAGGCGCCGCCCACTCCTGCCGAGGACGACTTGGGCATTGCTGTCGCGGCGGGCGCTCGTGGGGCCAAGTCCAAGAATGGCGGTAGACGAGCGCTGGCAGGAAAATCGCGAGCGGCCGCGCCCAAGGATGACCTATTCGGTGAATCTCCCGTAACCCAGGCACCACCACCTGTGCAGTCTGGCCCACGCATTGCGCAAGCGCCAAGCACGCCGCCGCAGATGGCACAGCAACCACACCCCCAAGCTATGATGCCTCAGGGCTATCCGCCACAAATGGGCTACCCGATGCAGGGCTATGGACAGATGGGATACCCGCAGCAGGCCGCGCCCTACCCGCCTCCGGGGTACTACCCACCACCATCCTACTATCCGCAGGCGCCCCAGGTGATTATTCAGCAGGCGCCACCCTCTTACTACGGATCCCCCGACATGAGCCCGGCCCCCATGCCGGCCAACGAACCACTACCACCACCTCCGAGTATCGACAGCGATCCCGGGGGTAGTCCTAGTGCTTTTGACGGCGGTGGAGGTCCGCCACCGGAGCCATCGATGTCGCCAGAAAGCCTCGGTGACCCAGGCTTTGGCGCCCCAGCGAGTAGTGGCTCCCGCGGCGGCCGTAGTGGCAGTGGCGGCGGCAGTGGATCTGGCAGCAAGGGCAACGCCAACGTCGCCATGTATTTGCTGCCTCTAGGCGTTGGACAATTCGTCAATGGCCGTCCACTGCTTGGTATCGCATTCCTTGGTGCGCAGGTGGGCAGCGCTGCCTATGGCTTTCTGAACTACCAAACCGCCGAGAAGAGAACCAAGGAAATCAACGATTTCCAGACCAACAACTGCACCGACGCAACAGATGAAGACTTCGATGCCTGCGAGGAATACGTACAAGCTGGCCGGGCCAATGTTTTAACGATTAATCAGTACAAACTTTACGGTTTCATCGGAGCTGGCGCCGCCTATGGCCTGAGCGTGATCCAGGCCTTTTTAGACACCCCTACTAAGACGGCCAAGAAGAAGAAACGGCGCGGCTTTAGTCTCAATGAATCGCCCGCTATCGAAACTGCCGCCGAGAACACCTACGACGATGAAATTGCCACCGATAGTGGCTTTAAGTGGCGATTTGACGTAGCCCCACATTATAATGGCCTCCAGTCGGTAGTAGAGCCCGCCCTGACCGTGAACTTGGACTGGCGTTTTTAG
- a CDS encoding serine/threonine-protein phosphatase, with protein sequence MQVRMVGATDVGRRRKNNQDSLYFDEAAGFGIVADGIGGHSGGEVASSMAVSGLRKAFLGSDRIRHEEIAPFLSTAIDKMNMEIIERGRREREIAGMGTTLNCLMFVGDSLHLAHVGDSRTYMYYKKHIFQLTLDHSVANFLERGWLPKSAVQPGAKDGALVRAMGLAERVDIDIYEVPLKSGQIFVTCSDGLSGMLEDRKIAQIISENLDRFDTLPKILIDAANAAGGRDNITVLLSHVRS encoded by the coding sequence GTGCAGGTGCGTATGGTAGGTGCCACCGACGTAGGACGGCGGCGAAAAAATAACCAGGACAGTCTCTATTTCGACGAGGCTGCTGGGTTTGGCATTGTGGCAGACGGCATCGGCGGTCACAGTGGTGGTGAGGTTGCCTCGAGCATGGCGGTCTCCGGTCTGCGTAAGGCTTTTTTAGGTAGTGATCGTATCCGCCATGAAGAGATCGCACCGTTCCTGTCTACTGCAATAGACAAAATGAACATGGAAATCATCGAACGAGGCAGGCGCGAACGCGAGATCGCAGGGATGGGCACAACTCTGAACTGTCTCATGTTTGTGGGTGACTCGCTGCATCTCGCGCACGTGGGTGATAGTCGCACCTATATGTACTATAAAAAACATATATTCCAACTGACTCTGGATCACAGTGTCGCTAACTTTTTGGAGCGAGGCTGGTTGCCTAAATCGGCGGTGCAACCTGGTGCTAAGGACGGTGCATTGGTCCGGGCCATGGGACTCGCCGAACGCGTTGATATTGATATTTACGAAGTGCCTCTGAAATCTGGCCAGATTTTTGTCACCTGCTCGGACGGACTAAGCGGCATGCTTGAGGATCGTAAAATCGCCCAAATCATTTCTGAGAATCTAGATCGCTTTGACACGTTACCGAAAATACTGATCGATGCTGCGAACGCAGCTGGAGGACGCGACAACATAACTGTGCTTCTATCCCACGTGAGAAGTTAA